From Glycine max cultivar Williams 82 chromosome 11, Glycine_max_v4.0, whole genome shotgun sequence, the proteins below share one genomic window:
- the LOC100800255 gene encoding histone H2B: MAHPLSRTCHSLLTPRIYLVPRNLTLGATRQPLESPEDTQTTEEEEVGSQEHVVIIPIQEVIPQAQKVSPNSDITTENKAEQENNTHQDGGVQNQEEEQKGVVNEEAKEEKNKSKTAKEQNGKEKKRGRKKRNIEGYQRYVYGVLKQVHPEMGISSKCMTALNNLMNDMFERLTFEVSKLTDYTGHMTLSSREIQGVVRLVLPGELEKHAIAEGVKAVNNYTSYDA, translated from the exons ATGGCACATCCTCTCTCCAGAACTTGCCATTCACTTTTAACCCCACGTATTTACTTGGTTCCTAGGAATTTGACACTTGGTGCCACACGTCAACCTCTAGAATCCCCTGAAG ATACTCAAACaactgaggaagaagaagtagGTAGCCAAGAGCATGTGGTGATCATTCCCATTCAAGAAGTGATTCCTCAAGCACAGAAGGTTTCACCTAATTCTGACATCACCACTGAAAACAAAGCTGAGCAAGAGAATAATACTCATCAAGATGGTGGAGTCCAAAATCAAGAGGAAGAGCAAAAGGGAGTAGTGAATGAGGAAGCCAAAGAGGAGAAGAATAAGAGTAAGACCGCAAAAGAGCAAAAtggaaaggagaaaaaaagagggagaaaaaagagaaatattgaAGGGTACCAGAGGTATGTGTATGGGGTGTTGAAGCAAGTGCACCCTGAAATGGGAATTTCTTCCAAGTGCATGACTGCTCTGAACAACTTGATGAATGACATGTTTGAGAGGCTGACTTTTGAGGTTTCTAAGCTGACGGACTACACTGGACACATGACATTGTCTTCAAGGGAGATTCAAGGAGTAGTGAGGCTGGTTCTCCCAGGAGAGCTTGAAAAGCATGCTATTGCTGAAGGGGTCAAAGCTGTTAACAACTACACATCCTATGATGCATGA